The following are encoded together in the Odocoileus virginianus isolate 20LAN1187 ecotype Illinois chromosome 28, Ovbor_1.2, whole genome shotgun sequence genome:
- the MED17 gene encoding mediator of RNA polymerase II transcription subunit 17 — translation MSGVRAVRISIESACEKQVQEVGLDGTETYLQPLSMSQNLARLAQRIDFSQGSGSEEEEAAGAEGDAQDWAGAGSSADQDDEEGLVKFQPSLWPWDSVRNNLRSALTEMCVLYDVLSIVRDKKFMTLDPVSQDALPPKQNPQTLQLISKKKSLAGAAQILLKGAERLTKSVTENQENKLQRDFNSELLRLRQHWKLRKVGDKILGDLSYRSAGSLFPHHGTFEVIKNTDIDLDKKIPEDYCPLDVQIPSDLEGSAYIRVSIQKQAPDIGDLGTVNLFKRPLPKSKPGSPHWQTKLEAAQNVLLCKEIFAQLSREAVQIKSQIPHIVVKNQIISQPFPSLQLSISLCHSSNDKKSPKSTTEKQSPEDHLYVLEHNLHLLIREFHKQTLSSIMMPHPASAPFGHKRMRLSGPQAFDKNEINSIQSSEGLLEKIIKQAKHIFLRSRTAATIDSLASRIEDPQIQAHWSNINDVYESSVKVLITSQGYEQICKSIQLQLNIGVEQIRVVHRDGRVITLSHEGQELQDFLLSQMSQHQVHAVQQLAKVMGWQVLSFSNHVGLGPVESIGNASAITVASPNGDYAISVRNGPESGSKIMVQFPRNQCKDLPKSDVLQDSKWNHLRGPFKEVQWNKMEGRNFVYKMELLMSALSPCLL, via the exons ATGTCTGGGGTGCGCGCCGTGCGGATCAGCATCGAGTCGGCCTGCGAGAAGCAGGTCCAGGAGGTGGGCCTGGACGGCACCGAGACGTACCTGCAGCCTCTGTCGATGTCGCAGAACCTGGCGCGCCTGGCCCAGCGGATCGACTTCAGCCAGGGCTCCGGCTCCGAAGAGGAGGAGGCGGCGGGCGCCGAGGGCGACGCGCAGGACTGGGCGGGCGCGGGGTCCAGCGCTGACCAGGACGATGAGGAAG gATTGGTGAAATTTCAACCCTCCCTTTGGCCTTGGGATTCAGTGAGGAACAATTTGAGAAGTGCCCTGACAGAGATGTGTGTTCTCTATGATGTTCTTAGTATTGTTAGGGATAAAAAATTTATGACTCTTGATCCTGTCTCTCAGGATGCACTTCCTCCAAAACAG AATCCTCAGACGTTGCAGTTAATATCTAAAAAGAAGTCACTTGCTGGAGCAGCACAGATCCTACTGAAGGGGGCAGAGAGACTGACAAAATCAGTCActgaaaaccaagaaaataagctacaaagagaCTTCAACTCTGAGCTTTTGAGATTGAGGCAACACTGGAAGCTTAGAAAAGTTGGAGATAAAATTCTTGGAGATCTGAGCTACAGAAGTGCAG GGTCTTTGTTTCCCCATCATGGTACATTTGAAGTAATAAAGAATACAGATATTGATCTAGACAAGAAGATACCTGAAGATTACTGTCCCCTTGATGTCCAGATTCCTAGTGATTTAGAAGGGTCTGCATATATCAGG GTTTCAATTCAAAAACAGGCTCCAGACATAGGTGACCTTGGCACAGTTAACCTCTTCAAACGACCTTTGCCTAAATCCAAACCAG GTTCCCCACATTGGCAGACAAAATTAGAAGCAGCACAAAATGTTCTCTTATGTAAAGAAATTTTTGCACAGCTCTCCCGGGAAGCTGTTCAAATTAAATCACAGATCCCTCACATTGTGGTGAAAAATCAGATTATCTCTCAGCCCTTTCCAA gcTTGCAGTTATCTATTTCTTTGTGCCATTCTTCAAATGATAAGAAATCCCCCAAATCTACTACAGAGAAGCAAAGTCCAGAGGACCATCTTTATGTTCTAGAGCATAATTTGCATCTACTGATTAGAGAG TTTCATAAACAGACCTTGAGTTCCATCATGATGCCACATCCAGCAAGTGCACCTTTCGGCCACAAGAGAATGAGACTTTCTGGTCCTCAAgcttttgataaaaatgaaattaattccaTACAGTCAAGTGAAGGGCttctggaaaaaataattaaacaagcaAAGCATATATTTCTGAGGAGTAG GACTGCTGCAACCATTGACAGCTTAGCAAGTCGCATTGAAGATCCTCAGATACAGGCTCATTGGTCAAATATTAATGATGTTTATGAATCTAGTGTGAAAGTCTTAATTACATCACAAGGCTATGAACAGATATGCaa GTCCATTCAGCTGCAGTTGAATATTGGAGTTGAGCAGATCCGGGTCGTGCACAGAGATGGGAGGGTGATCACACTGTCTCATGAGGGCCAGGAGCTGCAGGACTTCCTTCTGTCCCAG ATGTCACAGCATCAGGTGCATGCAGTTCAGCAGCTAGCCAAGGTTATGGGCTGGCAGGTCCTGAGCTTCAGTAATCACGTGGGACTGGGGCCTGTAGAGAGCATTGGCAATGCCTCTGCCATAACCGTGGCCTCCCCCAATGGTGACTATGCTATCTCAG TTCGTAATGGCCCTGAAAGTGGCAGCAAGATTATGGTTCAGTTTCCCCGTAACCAGTGTAAAGACCTTCCAAAAAGTGATGTTTTACAAGATAGCAAATGGAATCATCTTCGTGGGCCATTCAAAGAAGTTCAGTGGAATAAAATGGAAGGCCGAAACTTTGTTTATAAAATGGAGCTACTTATGTCTGCACTTAGTCCTTGtctactgtga